Below is a window of Xiphophorus maculatus strain JP 163 A chromosome 19, X_maculatus-5.0-male, whole genome shotgun sequence DNA.
gtagattatttcacttagaacAAGCCATTTTTCCTATGTTACAAATAaactgccaatggaactagacctgggttgctaggtgacgggctgggcttggctggggttgctaggtaacagcacagtgtccttcattttgaaataagtgaaataatctgccaatggaactatagtactttttcattaaaatgaaggaactattgacttaaaacaagttgcTATAtcaagctgaaaagttacttttaagttatttcagtatttcaagtgtactatgaaatttgcactggaaactagaccaacaaTACTTGGTAAGTTTACTGTATTTACATAAACCTGATCTAAACTactgctgcaaaaacaacatGTTGATTGGTACAGATAAAACAAtgattagggctgcaactaacaagtATTTTAGTTATctattaattagatttttaaaaatggtacattctgcagatttttcattctttttaatgcaatattaaaaaatacattacaagATGCTAATAAACAAATGACACAATGACATTCATTTGTAGTGAtgcatctgcagataaaaaatacttctaacatcaacatgtgaaacattAATACAGTGTGGGACTGATCTGTTGGTTATTTTTGGAATAACTGATTCATAATTGAGCAGCAAAAGCTGCttagtgagatttttttaacaatttttttacagaatacaATCCAGGTGAATCTAAAACTATACCACTTGAGCAGTTCTGGATAGAAGATATTTacagagaaagttttttttaatcttaaatgcaaaatgtatatattttttgcacagttttggtttaattactgctctttCTAAAAACTGCCTTTTTAGTCTGTATACACCAGTTATTAATGAAccatcgattactaaattagttgatgattagtTCAATAACCAATTAttcaattaatcgtttcagccttacTGAAATTAGCTGGTTAATTAATCAGGCGATAAAGGAAGAGGGAACAGTCTATTAGCCTTATTTCAGCAAGCTGACAGGCAGAGTGCAGCAACGCTCTGGGTCTTTCATTGACTGctcattaaaattaatttgaactgCTGAAATTGtgtgataaattatttttaaggcttttgtgtttgtgtttattcgGGAACTTTTGGGCACGCTGGTACCGGTAACCGGACCGGTCCATGCAAAAGTTTCAGCATTAACTATTTCAACTACATTTGtggaatttaaaaattcaagAAAAGTTTAATCAAATCCAAGGTATGCTGTAAAAATAGTCTTTAAAATGACCAGAAATTTCAGAAATATGTAAATTGAAGTATTAGCTGATAAGAGTAAAGCAGATATAGGAGATAAACAGATAAATTCTGTGTGCAAATGGCCACAGAGAGGCGGAGAAGTCAGAGTTTCCCTCAGAGGGGGTCTGGGCTGATCTCATCTGCCTACGGTCAACAGACCCTGTGCCTTAAACAAGCAAGCACACAGCTTAACCTGTTATCTGTGATGGTCCTTCTGCTGGCAGCTCTGCAGGAACAATAACTTCCAAAGCCCTCGACTCAAAACAATGGAGCCGAAAAGCTTTGGGATCACAGAATGAGAACAATGCAAGCCGCAGCGCAATGACTTGTAATAAGCTCTTAATGGTGTCACAGGGTGACGGTGTGTGTCtgagggtgttttcacacctggtagtccagtagactcggttcgaaaagttgtaacatttgtttcatttttagccGCTGcggttttctttcacactgtATCGagtgaaacaaaccaaactaaataaaaaacctGTTTGTCTCCTTgcctgtggaggcgctgcatcaataaccactgaaggaaacaacactgaaacctcagaagaagacaatTTTCTTTGTCACAAAATATAAGCAAAAATAGAGTGGCTTCAAactttagtggttgtaggatttctcttttgtcatttctcctgctagcattAAAACCCGTCATGCTTCAAGCTAAGTACCAAAATCGGTTCTCATTAACGTAAACGTgtgatgaaaatgttaaaaaattctTTGCAGAGAGGAATCCACCTGCCAAACTCGACACCAGGGCTGGGTCAAACTATTTCGACGGAGCTCTGCACAAAGTGTTGCCTGAATGGTCGAAAGTTTGTTGCTGTGCTTTATTTTCAACACTCTGATACTTTTGAGGAACGTTTTTCTGATGTGATGAAAAACTATGTACATTTGTACAATTCTTTACAACATAACTTTTACAAACAATTGtgcaaaatttgaataaaacttaCCAAAACCACATGACCGTGCATCAATGAAGCATATGGGGACCTTCTGACTCtctcatttgttttgattgtatttacccagaatgccttgtgctgttgtccacttcctgcttttggagcggacTTCAGTTCACTTGGCAGTtaaatatgcattcaaaccatgccagagttcacttcaactgaaccgagatctaggtttttaggcggacaagagttcacttttttggtctgGATCAGATTACGCATTCACAAgtccccaaacgaaccagagTTCAGTTAAAGCGGATAAAACAGTGCCGGTGTGAAAGCATGTGCATCAGCCATTCTTTTCTTGTCGCTTTTAGTAAATAAGGACATGCAGCACGTGTGTTTCTCACCAGTTCATCCAGCAGAGCCTGTTTGCTCTTCCTCTTGGCCTGCAGCTGCCTCTGCTCCTCCTGCAACACTTCCAGCCTCCGCTGCTCgttgctctgctgctgcagaagcagcagctcctccagctcttCCTGCTCCCGCGTCTGAGGGAGGAGAATGAAACATTATCCTCAAAACAATCTGCAACATCACCGACCACAAAACTGAAGTCATGCAAGTGTTTGTTTAAGAGAGGGGAGACGGTGCTTACAAGCTTCGCCTTATTTCTCTGGATGATGTCTTTGTTTTCCCTCTGGTACTGCTCCATCCTGCCCTTGGTGTTTTCCACATCAATGTTGTTTGTAAGGTTGTAAActgcatttaaatgtaaaaaaaaaataaatacataattgattttaacttttaaaacataatattgTGTATCTGTAAATAATATTCTTCAGATGACAGAAGCAAAATCAACCCCTTTACCACTACAGAAACAATTAGGAGCTTCCATCTTACATATTAAGATTCAAGAAATTTAAAGTCATCCATGACTGAACATCACctagaataataaaaagcttaACAGAGGTTGGCTAGGAGGGTTTAGGAGGAAATAAAGCTGGCAACCATCAGCATTTGGAAAggaattcactgcaaaaacaaaatcttatgaagtgtttttggtctagcttctagtgcaaatatattagtacacttgaaataagaaagaaaataagtaatttttcagcaagatataggagcttgttttaagtcaataattccttaatattgattttaaaaaagtagtagttccactggcagattatttaaattataatgtgggaaaaatatcttaatataaGTGAAGTAACAATATTTCAAAGGATAGCTCCCAGCAGTGAAAAAAGAAGTGACCCAAGTAAAGAGCCCTGcagttgtccttgtgacaatgacaataaagatttatcttatcttatcttagtACACCCCAATGCAAGCATCTTTCATAATGCtgtaatctgccagtggaactagttctttttttaaacaatattaaggaattaattacttaattaagctcctacatcttgctgagaagttacttgtaagttagttttaccTTATTTCAACTCTACTAAGATATCTACACTaacaacaagacaaaaatacttggtcatGTTACAAACTTTCAAAAGATAGCTCCCAGCTGCAGAAgataaagtttgaaaagtagTGGGCCAATAATAGAGCTTTGTGGTACACCCTATGGAAAATATTCgggatgctttttaaaattttttataaaactactACTTGGAGATTAATGGTGACACTCAGTCGATCCAGGCTGAAAGTCCTCTGAGGGACTTGCATTCCCAGATCCGATGTTTCTGTGATGAGAAGACATTGGACTGAGGCCTTCCTGTTCCTACCTATGTCCTCCACCTGCTCTAGATAGTCGTTATAGTCTCTCAGGCTGGGGAAGTCGAACTCTCTTTTGTTGTAGCTGCAGACAAACAAGAGGAGCAATCACCGACAGTAACAGCATCCATTAAATCAACCATTTTATAAACCATCTCTGCATTCTGCCCCATACACACATACATTAGATCTCAATTAAGGGGCTATTAAAACACTGATAAGATGGAGTGAAAGAGGACAAGGAGGGGCTGCGGAGTAAAAATCTGGCAGAGAAAGAGCCTCCGCCCCCACCACCCGGGGAGACTCATTgtctacaaaacaaacaatgtaaTGAGGAAGACAAAGGCAGCTTAAGAAGTGGGAGGAGGCCTGGAGTAACATATAAACACAGAGAACCACACCCCTAATGCCCACCCCTCTCCCCAAACTCACTCACATTTTCATCACCTTCTTGCGGATCTCTACCTCCTTGTCCACAGTTGCGTCTTCGAAGAGCTGCACGCGAAAGTTGCTCTTCCTCAGAGGCGTGTCGCATTGCACGCAGTTCCCCGAGCCGCGCACAAACAGCATCTCCACACAGTTCTCGCATCTAAGGCAACAAGCAGAACATTGGCAACACAGCTTCATGTGCAAATACAGTTTTCTACTCATTTCTCCATGAAATGAGGCAATAATGCAGCAGTGGGCGATAATGGGGGATCAGAATATTTCTCCTAAGTGCTCAAAGATGGCCGGGATTACGGTTGGAATGTCGATTAGGCCGCCTCGCACTCTCAGACAAGAGGAAATTAGTCCCAACACCCCATCAGCGGAGTGTCTGTCTGCGCTGGAAAAACGTTTGCTTTATTGTTGTTTCAGCAGACCTCAACCATTCTGCCAGGTTGCGTAACATGAGAAAAATCCAGCTCAGTGATTTGTGTAGAACTCATCCCAGAACAGATTATATGATGAGTAACTTTGGATTCATCGCCTGATTAAAGGAAGTAttataagataaaataattgtGATTTTAACAATATTCTATCATATTGTCCAATTTCTAAGACAATGGCCAAAATATCTATTGGAAAGAAAGAGGTAgtgatttctttgttgttgtttttttgttgttgccaaaAGCACTTTATTTTAGCCACTATTTTAGGAAAGTGACAATATACAtctgccatttatttattttttattattattatccataAAGTTTGAGACCTTCAACATTGAAGCTGAGCATAAAATTTATTAAGAAGAATTTAACAAACCAACTTATCTTAAGTGGAAAAGTACATAATTACCTCctttgttaaatcatgaattaaatgtttttattcccattttCTAAAAAGTTGCAATCTAGTATCTGTCTGACAACATGGAGTAtgcaaacagattttaaaaaacatgttctaAAGAAtttcaagaacagatgagaaacacattttcttctaGTTCTTCAGCCTGGAAATGGttacaaatatatttctaaggctttgggaCTCCAGTAAACATTAGCGAGAAATGGAGTGGTAAATCTATCCAGGAGTGGTCGGCCTACCAAAACTACTCCAAGAGAGCATCATCAACTCATCCAGGCAGTCACAGAAAAACCCATAATATCTACCGCTCCAAGTTTCACTTGGTTTCctaaaggtcagagttcagggtTCAACAATGATAAACAGACCAAACaaaaatggcttaaaaaatcaaaattatgcaaaaaccTGCCTTATGCTTaccatgaaaatatattttcagtgttCTATGGACTGGTACAAAATGACCAGCACTTCAGAAGTAgaacagtcaaacatggtggtggtagtgtgatgatCTGGGGatgctttgctgcttcagtACCTGGACAATTTACTATAATTGAT
It encodes the following:
- the mnat1 gene encoding CDK-activating kinase assembly factor MAT1 isoform X1, with translation MDDQGCPRCKTTKYRNPSLKLMVNVCGHTLCENCVEMLFVRGSGNCVQCDTPLRKSNFRVQLFEDATVDKEVEIRKKVMKIYNKREFDFPSLRDYNDYLEQVEDIVYNLTNNIDVENTKGRMEQYQRENKDIIQRNKAKLTREQEELEELLLLQQQSNEQRRLEVLQEEQRQLQAKRKSKQALLDELEQSKLPATILLAQHKVRAAQLETQIEQQKQNVKPTSLFSTGIQIGQTVSLQPLPRIQEVLYQYKPLQVETYGPPAPDLEQLSRFGYLNHVRAAMPQDTAGGYTSALACYRAMQDAFSGLFSVNG
- the mnat1 gene encoding CDK-activating kinase assembly factor MAT1 isoform X2; the encoded protein is MLFVRGSGNCVQCDTPLRKSNFRVQLFEDATVDKEVEIRKKVMKIYNKREFDFPSLRDYNDYLEQVEDIVYNLTNNIDVENTKGRMEQYQRENKDIIQRNKAKLTREQEELEELLLLQQQSNEQRRLEVLQEEQRQLQAKRKSKQALLDELEQSKLPATILLAQHKVRAAQLETQIEQQKQNVKPTSLFSTGIQIGQTVSLQPLPRIQEVLYQYKPLQVETYGPPAPDLEQLSRFGYLNHVRAAMPQDTAGGYTSALACYRAMQDAFSGLFSVNG